Proteins encoded together in one Aeromonas encheleia window:
- a CDS encoding inactive transglutaminase family protein, whose amino-acid sequence MVSRKPFYLLVALLYIVGLGMTFYHHVALDVPLTPGEKRQIWSIEAKLEFEATGEPVIASLAIPGTQPGFTLMNENAASPGYGLSFVEKNGDARAEWSIRTASGRQELYYRVDMMADAHAKPAANPQPPAIEKQIESEPYATAMKQILERAQERSADGYTLTREIIKEIEKQEQNAELLKSHKSRANLIAELLNNANVPARVVHALSLEDGRRRQELVDYLQVFNNPTDYKLFNPQDGSQGQPANLLLWEYNSGALLDVTGGHNSRVTFSMIEQEQPVNVALAQKFEKSEMMNFSIHSLPLEEQALFKGLLLIPIGVLMVVFLRVLVGIKTSGTFMPVLIAVAFIQTSLITGLVGFLLIVGTGLIIRSYLSRLNLLLVARISAIIIMVISMIGIFSAFAFKLGLTDGMKITFFPMIILSWTIERMSILWEEEGPKEVVRQGGGSLLVAVIAYLAMDNELIRHLTFNFLGLQLVLMATVLLMGNYTGYKLSELKRFKPLVNEMKSGRTPGKDK is encoded by the coding sequence ATGGTTTCCCGTAAGCCGTTCTATCTGCTGGTCGCCCTGCTGTACATTGTCGGCCTGGGAATGACGTTTTATCACCATGTCGCGCTGGACGTGCCTTTGACGCCAGGCGAGAAACGTCAGATCTGGTCTATCGAAGCCAAGCTGGAATTCGAGGCCACCGGTGAGCCGGTCATCGCCTCCCTCGCCATTCCGGGCACCCAGCCCGGTTTCACCCTGATGAACGAGAACGCCGCCAGCCCCGGCTACGGCCTCTCCTTCGTCGAGAAAAACGGTGATGCCCGCGCCGAGTGGTCCATCCGCACCGCCTCCGGCCGCCAGGAGCTCTACTACCGGGTCGACATGATGGCCGATGCCCATGCCAAACCGGCCGCCAATCCCCAGCCTCCCGCCATCGAGAAGCAGATCGAGAGTGAGCCCTACGCCACCGCGATGAAGCAGATCCTGGAGCGGGCGCAGGAGCGCTCCGCCGACGGCTACACCCTGACCCGCGAGATCATCAAGGAGATCGAGAAGCAGGAGCAGAACGCCGAGCTGCTGAAGTCGCACAAGAGCCGTGCCAACCTGATCGCCGAGCTGCTCAACAACGCCAACGTACCGGCCCGGGTGGTACACGCCCTCAGCCTGGAAGATGGCCGTCGTCGCCAGGAGCTGGTGGACTATCTGCAGGTGTTCAACAACCCGACCGACTACAAGCTGTTCAACCCGCAAGACGGCAGCCAGGGCCAGCCGGCCAACCTGCTGCTGTGGGAGTACAACTCGGGCGCCCTGCTGGACGTGACCGGCGGCCACAACTCCCGCGTGACCTTCTCGATGATCGAGCAGGAGCAACCGGTGAACGTGGCGCTGGCGCAGAAGTTCGAGAAGTCCGAGATGATGAACTTCTCCATCCACAGCCTGCCGCTGGAAGAGCAGGCCCTGTTCAAGGGGCTGCTGCTGATCCCCATCGGCGTGCTGATGGTGGTGTTCCTGCGGGTCCTGGTGGGGATCAAGACCTCCGGCACCTTCATGCCGGTGCTGATCGCGGTCGCCTTCATCCAGACCTCGCTCATCACAGGCCTGGTGGGCTTCCTGCTGATCGTCGGCACCGGTCTCATCATCCGTTCCTACCTGTCGCGGCTCAACCTGCTGCTGGTGGCCCGAATATCGGCGATCATCATCATGGTGATCTCGATGATCGGCATCTTCTCGGCCTTCGCCTTCAAGCTGGGGCTGACCGATGGCATGAAGATCACCTTCTTCCCGATGATCATCCTCTCCTGGACCATAGAGCGGATGTCCATCCTGTGGGAGGAAGAGGGTCCGAAGGAAGTGGTTCGCCAGGGCGGCGGCTCCCTGCTGGTTGCGGTCATCGCCTACCTGGCCATGGACAACGAGCTGATCCGTCACCTGACCTTCAACTTCCTCGGCCTGCAGCTGGTGCTGATGGCGACCGTGCTGCTGATGGGTAACTACACCGGCTACAAGCTGAGCGAGCTCAAGCGCTTCAAGCCGCTGGTGAACGAGATGAAGTCTGGTCGCACCCCGGGTAAGGACAAGTAA
- a CDS encoding ATP-dependent zinc protease family protein, whose amino-acid sequence MNDMKSKLKGMTLLSLLSLGGCVSMEKAPPVPTLTLAEIRNEITLSEQRLQTSMEQQQKQYVQQQHLLVQLNTDVTNMKESVKKVDSKLATLPPEPPKPMAIPTEKCQAPSQGHTVDGKLLVGEAEWIWVDAANDAFQARVDTGATTSSISAQEITIFERNGKNWVRFFLSHQEMDDKIQIEAPLVRHVRVRQASADDLDRRPVVRLTVRIGDMTEKAEFTLKDRSDMTFPVLLGREFLKDIAVVDVAREYIQPKPKLKDVK is encoded by the coding sequence ATGAATGACATGAAAAGCAAATTAAAAGGAATGACCCTGCTCTCCCTGCTCAGTCTCGGCGGGTGTGTCAGTATGGAGAAAGCACCCCCTGTCCCGACCCTGACGCTGGCCGAGATTCGCAACGAGATCACCCTGAGCGAACAACGCCTGCAAACATCCATGGAACAGCAACAGAAGCAGTATGTGCAGCAACAGCACCTGCTGGTTCAGCTCAACACCGATGTCACCAACATGAAAGAGTCCGTGAAGAAAGTCGACAGCAAGCTGGCTACCCTGCCACCAGAGCCCCCCAAGCCCATGGCCATCCCGACCGAGAAGTGCCAGGCCCCGAGCCAGGGTCACACCGTCGACGGCAAGCTGCTGGTGGGTGAAGCGGAGTGGATCTGGGTCGATGCCGCCAACGACGCCTTCCAGGCGCGGGTCGATACCGGTGCCACCACCTCCTCCATCAGCGCCCAGGAGATCACCATCTTCGAGCGCAACGGCAAGAACTGGGTGCGCTTCTTCCTGAGCCATCAGGAGATGGACGACAAGATCCAGATCGAGGCCCCGCTGGTACGCCACGTGCGGGTGCGTCAGGCCTCCGCCGACGATCTCGACCGCCGTCCGGTGGTGCGCCTCACGGTGCGCATCGGCGACATGACCGAGAAAGCCGAGTTTACCCTCAAGGATCGCAGCGACATGACCTTCCCTGTGCTGCTGGGCCGTGAATTCCTCAAAGACATCGCCGTGGTCGATGTGGCCCGCGAATATATCCAACCAAAACCCAAGCTCAAGGATGTAAAATAA
- the cmoB gene encoding tRNA 5-methoxyuridine(34)/uridine 5-oxyacetic acid(34) synthase CmoB — translation MIDFANFYQLIAKNRLSHWLHSLPAQLHAWQHDNLHGDLPRWNRALNKLPTVAPGHIELHSRVEIGSDDSLSEGERKKTESLLRQFMPWRKGPFHVHGIHIDTEWRSDWKWDRVLPHISPLAGRYVLDVGCGSGYHLWRMVGEGAKLAVGIDPSPLFLCQFEAIRHFAGNDQRAHLLPLGIQELPELRAFDTVFSMGVLYHRKSPIEHIEQLRNQLKDDGELVLETLVVDGGVNEVLVPTDRYGKMRNVWFIPSSAALKLWVERCGFTDVRIVDENMTSTDEQRRTDWMINESLSDYLDPADPALTVEGYPAPKRAVLIARKAKD, via the coding sequence ATGATCGACTTTGCCAACTTTTATCAACTGATCGCCAAGAACCGGCTGAGCCACTGGCTGCATAGCCTGCCCGCCCAGCTGCACGCCTGGCAGCACGACAACCTGCACGGGGATCTGCCGCGCTGGAACCGGGCGCTCAACAAGCTGCCCACGGTCGCCCCCGGCCATATCGAACTGCACAGCCGGGTCGAGATCGGCAGCGATGACAGCCTCAGCGAGGGCGAGCGCAAGAAGACCGAGAGCCTGCTGCGCCAGTTCATGCCCTGGCGCAAGGGACCTTTCCATGTCCACGGCATCCACATCGACACCGAGTGGCGCTCCGACTGGAAGTGGGATCGGGTGCTGCCCCACATCAGCCCCCTGGCCGGCCGCTACGTGCTGGACGTGGGCTGCGGCAGCGGCTACCACCTCTGGCGCATGGTCGGGGAAGGGGCCAAGCTCGCGGTAGGCATCGATCCCAGTCCGCTGTTCCTCTGCCAGTTCGAGGCCATTCGCCACTTCGCCGGCAACGATCAACGGGCCCACCTGTTGCCGCTCGGCATTCAGGAACTGCCCGAACTGCGCGCCTTCGACACCGTCTTCTCCATGGGGGTGCTCTATCACCGCAAGTCCCCCATCGAGCACATCGAACAGCTGCGCAACCAGCTCAAAGACGATGGTGAGCTGGTGCTGGAGACGCTGGTGGTGGATGGCGGGGTCAACGAGGTGCTGGTGCCCACCGACCGCTACGGCAAGATGCGCAACGTCTGGTTCATTCCCTCCAGCGCGGCCCTCAAACTCTGGGTCGAGCGCTGTGGATTCACCGATGTGCGGATAGTGGACGAGAATATGACCAGCACCGACGAACAGCGTCGTACCGACTGGATGATTAATGAATCCCTGAGTGATTACCTGGATCCCGCCGATCCGGCACTCACGGTCGAAGGATACCCGGCACCCAAACGTGCCGTGCTGATCGCCAGGAAGGCCAAAGACTAG
- the cmoA gene encoding carboxy-S-adenosyl-L-methionine synthase CmoA: MHTKDQIFAAPIARLGDFCFDEQVVDVFPDMIQRSVPGYSNIISAIGMMAARYAQPDSRLYDLGCSLGAATLAMRRHVAQPGCSITAVDLSHPMIERARAHLSGFKSEVPVELVEADICDIEIENASVVVLNFTLQFVEPEQRAALIKRIHDGLRPGGILILSEKFRFEDAQVNELLIDLHLDFKRANGYSELEISQKRNALENVMRTDTLAVHQARLRAAGFVHQDLWFQCFNFGSMIAIKASDAN; encoded by the coding sequence ATGCATACCAAAGATCAGATTTTTGCTGCCCCCATCGCCCGCCTGGGGGATTTTTGTTTTGACGAACAGGTCGTTGACGTGTTCCCCGACATGATCCAGCGATCCGTGCCGGGTTACAGCAACATCATCTCCGCCATCGGCATGATGGCCGCCCGTTACGCCCAGCCAGACAGCCGCCTCTATGACCTCGGCTGCTCCCTCGGCGCCGCCACCCTGGCCATGCGTCGCCACGTGGCGCAACCGGGCTGTAGCATCACCGCGGTCGACCTCTCCCACCCCATGATCGAACGCGCTCGCGCCCACCTCTCCGGCTTCAAGTCCGAGGTGCCGGTGGAGCTGGTCGAGGCGGACATCTGCGACATCGAGATCGAGAACGCCTCAGTGGTGGTGCTCAACTTCACCCTGCAGTTCGTCGAGCCCGAGCAGCGGGCCGCCCTCATCAAACGCATCCACGACGGCCTGCGCCCGGGCGGCATCCTGATCCTGAGCGAGAAGTTCCGCTTCGAGGATGCCCAGGTCAACGAGCTGCTCATCGATCTGCATCTGGATTTCAAGCGGGCCAACGGCTACAGCGAACTGGAGATAAGCCAGAAGCGCAACGCCCTGGAGAACGTGATGCGCACCGACACGCTGGCGGTGCATCAGGCTCGCCTGCGCGCGGCCGGTTTCGTCCATCAGGATCTCTGGTTCCAGTGCTTCAACTTCGGATCCATGATTGCCATCAAAGCCAGCGACGCCAACTAA
- a CDS encoding DUF72 domain-containing protein yields the protein MSLYLGLPQWSHPAWPGQLLGMGAKPADHLAHYAQVFNTVEGNTTFYASPTPDTVRRWSDAVPDSFRFSFKFPQTISHQSDLVSVDKQVSDFIALLGPLHDKLGLLKLQLPARFGPAGLPRLAAFFQRLPQDFRYALEVRHPDFFAKGEAERALNRLLMEQGVNRIMLDSRPLFSVPASTPAMIDAQGKKPRLPVHLLATADAPVVRLIGLPDPAANHPFLPPWLPRWQQWLAEGKDLHLFIHTADNARAPELARQISQLLGHPMAPWPGENDRARQGSLDF from the coding sequence ATGAGCCTCTATTTGGGTCTGCCGCAGTGGTCACACCCGGCCTGGCCCGGTCAGTTACTGGGCATGGGTGCCAAGCCCGCCGACCACCTCGCCCACTATGCCCAAGTCTTCAACACGGTGGAAGGCAATACCACCTTCTACGCCTCGCCGACCCCGGACACGGTGCGCCGCTGGAGCGATGCGGTACCGGACAGCTTCCGTTTCAGCTTCAAGTTTCCGCAGACCATCAGCCACCAGAGCGATCTGGTCAGCGTCGACAAGCAAGTGAGCGACTTCATCGCCCTGCTCGGCCCGCTGCACGACAAGCTGGGGCTGCTCAAGCTGCAACTGCCCGCCCGCTTCGGCCCCGCCGGCCTGCCGCGCCTTGCCGCCTTCTTCCAGCGCTTGCCGCAAGACTTTCGCTATGCGCTGGAGGTGCGTCACCCCGACTTCTTCGCCAAGGGTGAGGCGGAGCGGGCCCTGAACCGGTTGCTGATGGAGCAGGGCGTCAACCGCATCATGCTCGACAGCCGGCCGCTGTTCTCGGTGCCGGCCAGCACCCCGGCGATGATCGACGCCCAGGGCAAGAAGCCCAGGCTGCCGGTGCACCTGCTCGCCACCGCCGATGCCCCTGTGGTGCGCCTCATCGGCTTGCCGGATCCGGCCGCCAACCACCCCTTCCTGCCGCCCTGGCTGCCCCGCTGGCAACAGTGGCTGGCGGAGGGAAAGGATCTCCACCTCTTTATTCATACCGCCGACAATGCCAGAGCCCCCGAACTGGCGCGCCAGATAAGCCAGTTGCTCGGCCACCCAATGGCACCCTGGCCGGGGGAAAACGATCGCGCGCGGCAAGGCTCACTGGACTTTTAA
- the aspS gene encoding aspartate--tRNA ligase yields the protein MRSIYCGQVNEAHAGQTITLCGWVHRRRDLGGLIFIDMRDREGIVQVFFDPDKPDAFALASELRGEFCIQVTGVVRSRPDSQRNSDMATGAIEVFGHELTIINRSEPLPLDFNQTNSEEISLKYRYLDLRRPEMAKYLKTRAKASAFVRRFMDEQGFLDIETPMLTKATPEGARDYLVPSRVHKGKFYALPQSPQLFKQLLMMSGFDRYYQIVKCFRDEDLRADRQPEFTQIDVETSFMTAPQVRELMEEMIRQLWQHVLAVDLGDFPVMTFDEAMRRFGSDKPDLRLPMELVDVADLLTEVEFAVFAGPAKDPKGRVAALKVPGGAELSRKQIDEYTKFVGIYGAKGLAWMKVNAAANGLEGVQSPVAKFLSDEIVREILARTGAADGDIIFFGADSKKVVCDAIGALRLKVGRDLGLVENCWKPLWVIDFPMFEEDSEGGLAAMHHPFTAPSNLGPTELKANPLEAYANAYDMVINGYEVGGGSVRIHNSEMQSTVFDILGITPDEQRLKFGFLLDALKYGTPPHAGLAFGLDRLSMLLTGTDNIRDVIAFPKTTAAACLMTDAPSFANQAQLTELAIATVAKAEAEAKA from the coding sequence ATGCGCTCTATCTATTGCGGACAGGTCAATGAGGCCCATGCCGGGCAGACCATTACATTGTGCGGTTGGGTCCATCGTCGTCGTGACCTCGGCGGTCTGATCTTTATCGATATGCGCGACCGGGAAGGGATCGTGCAGGTATTCTTCGATCCGGACAAACCGGACGCCTTCGCCCTGGCCTCCGAACTGCGCGGAGAGTTCTGCATCCAGGTGACCGGTGTGGTGCGTAGCCGCCCCGACTCCCAGCGCAACAGCGACATGGCCACCGGTGCCATCGAGGTGTTTGGTCACGAGTTGACCATCATCAACCGCTCAGAGCCCTTGCCGCTCGACTTCAACCAGACCAACAGCGAAGAGATCAGCCTCAAGTACCGCTATCTGGATCTGCGTCGCCCCGAGATGGCCAAGTACCTGAAGACCCGTGCCAAGGCCAGCGCCTTCGTGCGCCGCTTCATGGACGAGCAGGGCTTCCTCGACATCGAGACCCCCATGCTGACCAAGGCCACTCCGGAAGGGGCCCGTGATTACCTGGTGCCGAGCCGCGTCCACAAGGGCAAGTTCTACGCCCTGCCGCAGTCCCCGCAGCTGTTCAAGCAGTTGCTGATGATGTCCGGCTTCGATCGTTACTACCAGATCGTCAAGTGCTTCCGCGATGAAGACCTGCGGGCCGACCGTCAGCCTGAATTCACCCAGATCGACGTGGAGACCTCCTTCATGACCGCACCCCAGGTGCGCGAGCTGATGGAAGAGATGATCCGCCAGCTGTGGCAACACGTGCTGGCCGTGGATCTCGGCGACTTCCCGGTGATGACCTTCGACGAGGCCATGCGCCGCTTCGGCTCCGACAAGCCGGACCTGCGCCTGCCGATGGAGCTGGTCGACGTGGCCGATCTGCTGACCGAGGTGGAGTTCGCGGTGTTCGCCGGTCCGGCCAAGGATCCGAAAGGCCGCGTGGCGGCCCTGAAGGTACCGGGCGGCGCCGAGCTGTCCCGCAAGCAGATCGACGAGTACACCAAGTTCGTCGGCATCTATGGCGCCAAGGGGCTGGCCTGGATGAAGGTCAACGCCGCGGCCAATGGCCTCGAGGGCGTTCAGTCTCCGGTCGCCAAGTTCCTCTCCGATGAAATCGTGCGCGAGATCCTGGCCCGCACCGGCGCGGCCGACGGCGACATCATCTTCTTCGGCGCCGACAGCAAGAAGGTGGTGTGCGATGCCATCGGCGCCCTGCGCCTGAAGGTGGGTCGCGATCTGGGTCTGGTGGAGAACTGCTGGAAGCCGCTGTGGGTCATCGACTTCCCCATGTTCGAGGAAGACAGCGAGGGTGGCCTGGCCGCCATGCACCACCCCTTCACCGCACCGAGCAATCTGGGTCCGACCGAGCTGAAAGCCAATCCGCTGGAAGCCTATGCCAACGCCTACGACATGGTGATCAACGGTTACGAAGTGGGCGGCGGTTCTGTCCGTATCCACAACAGCGAGATGCAGTCCACCGTGTTCGACATCCTGGGGATCACCCCGGACGAGCAACGCCTCAAGTTCGGCTTCCTGCTGGATGCGCTGAAGTACGGTACCCCGCCGCACGCCGGTCTGGCCTTCGGCCTGGATCGTCTGAGCATGCTGCTGACCGGTACCGACAACATCCGGGACGTGATCGCCTTCCCGAAAACCACGGCCGCCGCCTGTCTGATGACGGACGCTCCCAGCTTCGCCAACCAGGCTCAGCTGACCGAGCTGGCCATCGCCACTGTTGCCAAGGCCGAGGCTGAGGCGAAAGCCTGA
- a CDS encoding YebC/PmpR family DNA-binding transcriptional regulator has protein sequence MAGHSKWANIKHRKAAQDAKRGKIFTKLIREITTSARIGDADPANNPRLRAAVAAALTGNMTRDTINRAIQRGAGGGDGEQLETIIYEGYGPAGSAVMVECLTDNRNRTVAEVRHAFNKCGGNLGTDGSVAYLFSKKGLITFVGVDEDALMDAALEAGADDVVTEEDGSIEVYTTPNDFGTVLDGLEAAGFKPESAEVTMIPSTEAELDAETAPKLMRLIDMLEDLDDVQEVYHNGSISDEVAELL, from the coding sequence ATGGCAGGTCACAGCAAATGGGCCAACATCAAACACCGCAAGGCGGCGCAAGACGCCAAGCGTGGCAAGATCTTCACCAAGTTGATCCGTGAAATCACCACCTCAGCGCGGATCGGTGACGCGGATCCGGCCAACAACCCGCGTCTGCGCGCGGCGGTGGCGGCGGCCCTGACCGGCAACATGACCCGAGACACCATCAACCGCGCCATCCAGCGTGGCGCCGGTGGTGGCGATGGCGAACAGCTCGAGACCATTATCTATGAAGGTTACGGCCCGGCGGGCTCCGCGGTGATGGTGGAGTGCCTGACCGACAACCGTAACCGCACCGTCGCCGAGGTGCGTCACGCCTTCAACAAGTGCGGTGGCAACCTGGGCACCGACGGCTCGGTGGCCTACCTGTTCAGCAAGAAAGGCCTGATCACCTTCGTCGGCGTGGACGAAGATGCCCTGATGGATGCGGCGCTGGAAGCCGGTGCCGATGATGTGGTGACCGAGGAGGATGGCTCCATCGAGGTGTACACCACCCCGAACGACTTCGGCACCGTGCTGGATGGCCTGGAAGCGGCTGGCTTCAAGCCCGAGAGCGCCGAAGTGACCATGATCCCCTCCACCGAGGCCGAGCTGGATGCCGAGACCGCACCCAAGCTGATGCGTCTGATCGACATGCTCGAAGATCTGGACGACGTGCAGGAGGTGTACCACAACGGCTCCATCTCCGACGAAGTGGCAGAACTGCTCTGA
- a CDS encoding phosphoethanolamine transferase codes for MRLTLGVMKVNLLLVLLFALVFNWPIFLHFYRILTALEHVKAGFALSIPFVLMAALNAVFLPFTFRYLLKPFFILLIMTGSIASYAMLKYGVIFDVGMVQNIIETNSGEATSYLNASVMLWFLLTAVLPVLCLLWIKIEYPTPWYKGLGMRLGGIALSLLFLVGVAALYYQDYASVGRNNHSIVKEIVPANYVRGLYRYARDIVFATPIPYQPMGTDAKVVAKSDKPTLMFLVVGETARSQNYSLNGYKKETNSFTEQEPNLVSFKDVRSCGTATAVSVPCMFSNLTRREYDETLAKSRDGLLDVLQHAGVSVLWKENDGGCKGVCDKVPTIEIEPKQFPQYCEGDSCYDEVLLQGLDQQIADMKGKQGDKLVAFHLMGSHGPTYYRRYPAADRFFLPDCPRSDIENCSNEELVNTYDNTIRYTDKVLAQLIAKLKTLESQYNVGLVYLSDHGESLGAMGLYLHGTPYKFAPDDQTRVPLLTWFSPQLQRDRQLNQDCLRQEASSKRFSHDNLFHSMLGIMDVQTSIYDGKLDLFKPCRAG; via the coding sequence ATGCGTCTCACCCTGGGAGTGATGAAGGTCAACCTGTTGCTGGTGCTGCTGTTTGCACTGGTCTTCAACTGGCCCATTTTCCTGCACTTTTACCGCATTCTCACCGCCCTTGAGCATGTCAAGGCGGGCTTCGCCCTCTCGATCCCCTTTGTGCTGATGGCCGCGCTCAACGCCGTCTTCCTGCCGTTTACCTTTCGGTATCTGCTCAAACCCTTCTTCATACTGCTGATCATGACCGGCTCCATCGCCAGCTACGCCATGCTCAAGTACGGGGTGATCTTCGATGTCGGCATGGTGCAGAACATCATCGAGACCAACAGCGGGGAGGCGACCTCCTACCTCAACGCATCCGTCATGCTCTGGTTCCTGCTGACCGCCGTGCTGCCGGTGCTCTGCCTGCTGTGGATCAAGATCGAATACCCGACGCCCTGGTACAAGGGGCTGGGCATGCGCCTCGGCGGCATCGCCCTCTCCCTGCTGTTCCTGGTCGGGGTTGCCGCCCTCTATTACCAGGATTACGCCTCGGTCGGGCGCAACAACCACTCCATCGTCAAGGAGATAGTGCCCGCCAACTATGTGCGCGGCCTCTATCGCTACGCCCGGGACATCGTCTTCGCCACCCCGATCCCCTATCAGCCGATGGGAACCGATGCCAAGGTGGTGGCCAAGAGCGACAAGCCGACCCTGATGTTCCTGGTGGTGGGGGAGACGGCGCGCAGCCAGAACTACTCCCTCAACGGTTACAAGAAAGAGACCAACAGCTTTACCGAGCAGGAGCCGAACCTCGTCTCCTTCAAGGATGTGCGCTCCTGTGGCACCGCCACCGCGGTTTCCGTGCCCTGCATGTTCTCCAACCTGACGCGCCGTGAATACGACGAGACCCTGGCCAAGTCCAGGGACGGCCTGCTGGACGTGCTGCAACACGCCGGTGTCTCTGTGTTGTGGAAGGAGAACGACGGCGGCTGCAAGGGGGTGTGCGACAAGGTGCCCACCATCGAGATCGAGCCCAAGCAGTTCCCTCAATATTGCGAAGGCGACTCCTGCTATGACGAGGTGCTGTTGCAGGGGCTGGATCAGCAGATCGCCGACATGAAGGGCAAGCAGGGCGACAAGCTGGTGGCCTTCCACCTGATGGGCAGCCACGGTCCCACCTACTACCGCCGCTACCCGGCCGCCGATCGCTTCTTCCTGCCGGACTGCCCGCGCAGCGACATCGAGAACTGCAGCAACGAGGAGCTGGTCAACACCTACGACAACACCATCCGTTACACCGACAAGGTGCTGGCCCAGCTCATCGCCAAGCTCAAGACGCTGGAGAGTCAGTACAACGTGGGGCTGGTCTATCTGTCGGATCACGGTGAATCTCTGGGGGCCATGGGGCTCTACCTGCACGGTACCCCCTACAAGTTCGCGCCGGATGATCAGACCCGGGTGCCGCTGCTGACCTGGTTCTCCCCCCAGCTGCAACGCGACCGCCAACTGAACCAGGATTGCCTGCGCCAGGAGGCGAGCAGCAAGCGCTTCTCCCACGACAACCTGTTCCACTCCATGCTCGGCATCATGGACGTGCAGACCAGCATCTATGACGGCAAGCTGGATCTGTTCAAGCCCTGCCGCGCGGGCTAA
- the nagC gene encoding DNA-binding transcriptional regulator NagC — protein sequence MTGGQIANVDLIKQVNSAVVYRLIDLQGPISRVKIAELSQLAPASVTKITRQLIEHGLIRETSPQASTGGRRAISLTTIKHRFQFVSAKLGRGYLQLSLYDLDGKELDQHITQVTEIEQQPVVDMLLREIGAFIDANAERSRNLISVALTMPGLVNPESGMVIYTPTYQIRNLALAKLLEHHFNLPCYVGNDTRSLALAEHFFGESRDCMDSILVSVHQGTGSGIITKGKVFLGQNRNVGEIGHIQVEPLGKRCHCGNFGCLETIASNEAIVDKVKELISRGHLSALQDKHITIQEVCKAAVAGDELARSVIENVGEHLGRAIAITVNLFNPQKVLIAGEITAAEEILIPAIRRCVEHQSLPSFHRGLPIVKARFQNQPTIGGFALVKRSLLEGDLLQIIMEQK from the coding sequence ATGACTGGCGGACAAATAGCAAACGTAGATCTCATCAAGCAGGTTAACAGTGCGGTCGTGTATCGGCTCATTGACCTGCAGGGGCCCATCTCGCGGGTCAAAATTGCCGAGTTGAGTCAGCTGGCCCCGGCCAGCGTGACCAAGATAACCCGGCAACTGATCGAGCATGGGCTGATCAGGGAGACCTCGCCGCAGGCATCGACCGGCGGACGAAGGGCCATCTCCCTGACCACCATCAAGCATCGCTTTCAGTTTGTCTCTGCCAAGCTCGGCCGCGGCTACCTGCAGCTGAGTCTCTATGATCTCGACGGCAAGGAGCTCGATCAGCACATCACCCAGGTGACCGAGATCGAGCAGCAACCCGTGGTCGACATGCTGCTGCGTGAGATTGGCGCCTTCATCGACGCCAACGCCGAGCGCAGCCGCAACCTCATCAGTGTCGCACTCACCATGCCGGGCCTGGTCAATCCGGAATCCGGCATGGTCATCTACACCCCGACCTACCAGATCCGCAACCTGGCGCTCGCCAAGCTGCTCGAGCACCATTTCAACCTGCCCTGCTACGTGGGCAACGATACCCGCTCGCTGGCGCTGGCCGAGCACTTCTTCGGCGAGTCCCGCGACTGCATGGACTCCATCCTGGTGAGCGTGCACCAGGGCACCGGCTCCGGCATCATCACCAAGGGCAAGGTGTTCCTCGGCCAGAATCGCAACGTCGGCGAGATCGGCCATATCCAGGTCGAGCCGCTCGGCAAGCGCTGCCACTGCGGCAACTTCGGCTGCCTGGAGACCATCGCCTCCAACGAAGCCATCGTCGACAAGGTCAAGGAGCTCATCAGCCGTGGCCACCTGAGCGCCCTGCAGGACAAACACATCACCATTCAGGAGGTGTGCAAGGCCGCCGTGGCGGGGGATGAGCTGGCGCGCAGCGTGATCGAGAACGTGGGGGAACATCTGGGCCGGGCCATCGCCATCACGGTCAACCTGTTCAACCCGCAGAAGGTGTTGATCGCCGGCGAAATCACCGCCGCGGAGGAGATCCTGATCCCGGCCATCCGTCGCTGCGTCGAGCACCAGTCCCTGCCGAGCTTCCACCGTGGCCTGCCCATCGTGAAGGCGCGCTTCCAGAACCAGCCCACCATAGGCGGCTTCGCCCTGGTCAAGCGCTCCCTGCTGGAAGGGGATCTGCTGCAGATCATCATGGAGCAGAAGTAG